TTTGCAGTATTGACTACCTTCCAAATTACTACAATTCCTATAATAATGGGATTTCCCAGCTCGTCGTTGATTTTCTGCTTATCGTTGTGGAGTGTCATCGTTTTTAGCGAAATGATTTTGCTTGCTCGCTTGACTCCCTGCAAACTCGCCTTGCCTTGGGCAGCCAGCATATCAGAAGTAGTTGCAGCCACAGGGGGAGTTTCTACTACCGGATGGAAGGCAGTAACAAAAGGATTTACGAAGAAAAAGCCTTCGCCCTTAAGCGTGCCATAATATTTGCCGAATAGAGTAAGCACCAGTGCTTCGTTTGGTTTGAGTATTTTCAAGCCTGCGAAAAGGATTGGCCCAATCAGCCCGAAATAAATTGCACTGATTACGATGAGTGCGATCATCAACAAGCCGTAAATCCCGTATGCACCCGACGATTTCTCTATTATCGCGTATACGAACAAGCCAACGGAAGCCAGCATAAGGATCAGATTCAGGATTAGTAGTTTCATCCCGCTGGTGTATTTGGGTGTAATCTCTTCATAATGCAGCTTCTTTTCATCTTTATTCATTGTCGTCGTCATATAAAAAACCCCTTTCTTTTTCTGACGGAACATATGATATCATATTGATATCGTATTCATACTATAACGAGACAGGAAAAATGTCAATCAATCCATGAAAAAATAATATTACATTCCAATGACATCATGGATCATAATAGATCTGAGTGGCTGGGCGTAAGGCGTAACTTGCCAGAGGTATGGTTGGATAGCTTTATGTTTTGTATTGACAGGAATAGGGAAAAGGTGGATAATAACAATGAAAGAGATATCCAGATAACAAGTATTCAAGTTTATAGATTGATAAGGTGGGGGCGATTAACTCAGCAGGCTAGAGTGCCATCGTCACAAGGTGGAAGTCGTTGGTTCGAATCCAATATCGCCCACCAATTTCAAATGATGCAGATGTTATGAAATGATAGCATGCAGATTAAATTTACTAAGACAGCATTTCATAAGAAAGACGCTATTCAAACAATGAACCAAAGGCAGCAATATGCTGCCATTTTTCTTTTTTGTGCTTTGTGCGGTTTCTGCCGGCTGATGGGGCGAGAGGGATTTGCCCCAGGTTGTTTTTTTGCATTTTTGGATTATTTTTGATTGAAGTTTCATTTTCATAGTAGTATAATTTCCTCGTTGACAGATATCGATCCGGGGAATTAGCTCAGCTGGGAGAGCGCTGCGTTCGCAATGCAGAGGTCAGGAGTTCGATCCTCCTATTCTCCACCAAAAAATATTAGAGTCCTTCAGGGCTCTAATATTTTTTTATGACAGAAGAGGATCGAACTCGAAAGAGCGCGAACGTAAATGAGAAAGTCCAGTGGACTTTCGAGTAGGGAGCGGTCCGAGACACCAGAGTAAGGTGGCGAAGGACGGAAGATGCGACGGAAGACGCATCTTCGAATCCTCCTATTCTCCACCAAAAAATATTAGAGTCCTTCAGGGCTCTAATATTTTTTTTATGACAGGAGAGGATCGAACTTCTGACCAAAGAGGGTATCGGGAGATGAAATCTCCTAATCAGAGTATATCGTAAATTGGCGTTTTGTGTTGGAACCAGGCGATATACGGATCACCGCTTCGGTGGTGGCAGGCATCGAAGATGGACGGTTGCGGTACTTTGTCTAATGCGCGTGTCAGACGGATAAAGGCGCCGTCAGTTTTTCCAGAATAAATAACAGATCTTTTTCTGCCTGTTTCATCAGATCATAAGAATAGTCATTAAGACACCAGTCCAAAATAACGCCCCGATTGATCCGGATCAGAAAAGAGGCAAGTTCATGCACCGTCATATCCGTATGAATCAGACCTTTATGCAATGCGCTCTCCGCCAGCGTTTCTATCGTCTGATAGTATTTTCTCCCCGAGTTGACGGAATACTTCACATCTGTTGACAATTGAGCGATGTAGAGCTCTTTTGTAAGGTTGGCCGACTCTTCCATCACGTATCTTGTCTGGTGAAGTAAGATAAACTTGATATCTTCTACGGGATCGTGGAACTCATAATGCTGCAGCAGCTGATCCAGCGCTTCGTCATACAGCGCAAAGCCGTTGTTGATCATCTCTTCCTTGGAGCTGAAATGGTGGTAAAAAGCCCCGGTGGAGATGCCCGCTTCCTGACACAGCTGCCGGATGCTCATATTGTGATAGCCCTTTTTTTGAATTAAATTTAAAGCAACCCGTATGATGGTATTCTTTGTCTGGGCGGCTTGTTCGTCTCTTTTTCTTATTGCCATAAATTATTTCGCTCCAATTATGGAAGCGCTGATTCATTTTCGTGCGCATATAAATGGTCAATTTTTCGCTGACCATCTGCGCACCCTCCATTCAATCAGTGCTTCCTTATTTATTGTTTTTCTAATCATAAGCTATTGTGGAAAAAAAAGCAAGACAACGCCACAGGAGATGATTGACAAAAGGTTAACACAGTGCTAACATTAACATAACAACGTTCGGTGAAATGATGTTCGTTGGAAACAAAGATGAGAAAGGAGAAGATTATGAGGTTAACAAACGAAGAGCAGGATTTCCTTGATGGAAAACACGGAGCGATTCTGCGAAAGACAATGGAGACACTTGTAAGGTATGGAGACATGTATGATGCAGAATGCCTCGTGCCGCTGGATGGGCCGGTGCACCTTGTATGTTCCTTCGGAATGCCAGCACTGAAACCCCTTTCCAGGATCATGAAAGAGATGATTGACGCAGGAATCAGGACCAAGCTGCCTTTCACAGCAGATCCACAGCCCCTGGATTATGAAAATGTTACGGCAAATCAACAGGAGCAAGAGATGTATCAGCTGCTGTACGGCACCCAGAAGGAATATGAGAGCATGCTTGCAAAGTTGGGGTTGAAGGATGAAAATGCCTATACCTGTGCCTGTTATTTCGATGAGGTGGGGAATACTCCCAAGTTTGGCGATCATCTGGCCTGGGCGGAATCCTCAGCGGTGGTCTATGCCAACTCCATATTAGGAGCCCGGTCAAACAGAACCTCCGGTGTAATGGAATTTTTCAGCGGGATTATCGGCAAGACGCCAAAGTTCGGATTCCTGACCGATGAGGGAAGGAAAGCTGACTGGATCATTGAACTGAAAACCTCCAGCCTGCCGCGTCCTCAGATTCTGGGAAGCGCAATCGGAATGAAAGTGGTGGAAAAGGTACCGTATATAAAGGGGCTGGATCAGTTTCTCGGAACAGAATTGACTCCGGCTGTAAAGGACTATCTCAAGGATATGGGTGCCGCAACAGCATCCAATGGTGCAGTCGCGCTTTATCATGCGGAGAACCTGACACCGGAGGCGAAAAAGGACGGAGCGGGATTGATCAGAGAGAATGCACCCGTTTATATCATCGACGATGCAGAGCTTGAGCGTGTGGTGAAATCCTACCCGATTCTTTGGGCAGATTTGAACGCCAAACCAGAAAGAGCATTTGTCGGATGTCCTCATGCCTCCTTCCATCAATTGACCGAATGGACGGAAATCTTTGAGAAGGCACTTCGAGAAACCGGAAGCGACAAGGTTGCGGTAGATACCATTATAACCAGTGCACCGGATGTCATTGCAAAGTTTAAGGAGACAGAACATTATGACCGGCTTTTGAAAACTGGCGTGAAGGTATCTCACATCTGTCCGCTGATGTATATGTCAAATCCGCTCTGCGCGAAAAAATCGATCATTACCAATTCGAACAAGCTGAGAACCTATTCCACCGCAAGGTATGTTGACGACGAGACCCTTGTAAATCTAGTCGTGAAGGAGGGGTTTTAGCATGGAAAAGTTTCAGGGAAGAACAGTGATTCCAGGTCAGGTAAAAGGAAATGCTATGGTATCCAAAGCGGGGTTTAATGTACTTTCGTCCTACATGGGTGCTTTGGTCTCAAATGGAAAACAGACTCTGTGCACCGATCAGAATAATCCAGATCTTTTCCAGAAGGATCTGTCGGGGGCGATCCTGTGCATTCCTCAGGTGATCGGTTCAACCACAGCGGGGATGCTGATTCAAACCGTGGCAGCCATGGGAATTCAGCCCAAGGCAATGCTGTTTTCAGCCACAGCAGAGTCTCTTGCAATATCAGGAGTACTCCTTGCAGACATCTGGGAGAATACAAAGATTGTTACGGTGGATGGACTAGGGGACCGCTTCCTGGAATTGGTCCGGGAAGGACAGCTGGTGGAGGTTTCAGAAGATGGCAGCGTTACACTCTTATAAGTTGCGTTACATTCTTATAAGATGAGTTCGCTCTTATAAGTTGAGATACGCTTTATAAGTTGATGGAAAGGAAGGAAACAATGAGTACAAAGTACAAAGAGCTTTTTGAGCCTGCGTCGATCGGGAAGATGACGATCAAGAACAAATTATCTATGGCTCCTATGGGTCCTGTGGGATACGCCAATGCACTGGGCGCGATGAACGAGAGGCTGCAGGAATACTATGTGGAGCGCGCAAAGGGCGGAATCGGCCTGATTATCACCGGTATTTGCAGCGTGGATCTGGATATTGAAGGGTTGGTCAAACCCGGTCTTCCATGTCCGACCCAGAATCCGCTGGCGTTTATCCATGAAGCATATCAGATGAACGAAAGAATCCACGCCTATGGAACGAAGATTTTTCTTCAGCTCACAGGCGGCTTGGGAAGAAGTGCTTTGCCTGGATTCGCAACAAAGTTCATAGCACCGTCGGAAAACGAAAACCGATTTGATCCTCGGATTAAACACAGGGAAATGACCATAGAAGAAATCAAAAACCTGATTCAAAAATTTATCATGTCTGCCGTTGTCGCAAAGAAAGCGGGCTTTGACGGTGTTGAAATCCATGCGGTTCATGAAGGGTATCTTCTTGATCAGTTTGCCATAGCGCTTTTTAATCGCAGAACAGACGAGTACGGCGGCTCGCTGGAAAACAGGCTGAGAATTGCTACCGATATCGTCAAGGGCATTAAGGCTGCCTGCGGCCCGGACTTTCCGGTCAGCCTGCGCTACAGCCTGAAAAGCTGCATGAAAGGAATCCGTCGGGGCGGTCTGCCCGGAGAAGAATATGAAGAGGCAGGAAAAGACATTGAAGAAGGAATCGAGGCAGCTAAAATTCTGGTTGCGGCGGGGTATGACGCACTCAATGTGGATGCTGGGACATACGATTCCTGGTATTGGAATCACCCGCCGATGTACTTCGAAGAAGGGATGTATAGGGAATTTGGACGACTTGTCAAACAGAACGTCGATGTTCCGGTTATTTTGGCAGGAAGAATGGAAAATCCAGAGATGGCAATCGAAGCGCTGGGAGATTCCTGCGATATCATCGGCCTTGGCAGACAGCTTCTCACCGATCCGTATTATCCTGAGAAAGTAAGAACCGGGAGACTGGAGGAAATCAGGCCGTGCCTTGGATGTCATGAAGGCTGTCTGGGAAGGATTGCAAATGCGCCCGTGAGCTGTGCCGTAAACCCTGCCTGCGGGAGAGAGAAGATTTACGGGCTTACACCCGCTGGAAAAAAGAAACACATTCTTGTCATCGGAGGCGGTGTCGCGGGGATGGAAGCAGCAAGAGTGCTGGCTGAGCGGGGACACCGTGTGACCCTTTGTGAAAAGAGCGGCAACCTGGGCGGAAATCTGATTCCGGGAGGCGTTCCTCATTTCAAACGCTATGACAGGGCGCTGGTCAAGTGGTATGAGAAACAGCTGGCGCTTCTTGATGTGGAAGTCAAGATGAACTGCGAGGTAACCGCTGCGAATCGATCCGATGATAAGCCGGATGAAATTATTGTGGCAACCGGTTCCAAACCGATTCAGAGCAAGTTCGGCTCAGAGAATTTTGTGACAACTGCTGATGAAATCCTGCTTGGAAAAGCAGAGGCCGGCAAGAATGTTGTAATCATCGGCGGCGGGCTGGTGGGCTGTGAAACCGCGCTATGGCTGGCGCAGAATGGCTCCAATGTTACCGTCATAGAAATGATGAAGGATATTCTGGGTGGACACGGAGCACTTCCCCACATGAATCATGATATGCTTGTGGATTTACTGGCATTTCATAAGGTGACGATTCATACCGGCAGTACGGTGAAGCACATAGAGGCAGGAACGGTGACGGTGGGAACTCCGGAGGGAGAGCAATCCTTCCCCGCGGATACCGTTATCTCAGCCATCGGTTACCAGGAGAATCATGCATTGTATGATGAATTAAAGGATCTTGATATTCCTGTCCACAATATCGGCGATTCTCAGAAGGTGCATAATATTATGTACTCCATCTGGAACGCTTACGAGCTTGCAAGAGAACTGTAATGACCCATATCCTGAAAGGATACTAATCTTGCTAAAAATCCCCTTCAAGAACGAAGAGCATCTTGAAGGGGTTTTTTATTTGTGTGACGGAGGTACACGTTCTAACGGGTGAACGTCCCCAATGCCTAAGTGTATATTAATATTGACTGAAGCTTACTGGTACTTAAGGGGAGCCAGAACGATTCTTAATCCTGAAGCTTCCAGTTCCTTTACAATTTCCTCATGATCAGACTTGTTGCTGATCAAAGCGGTCACCTCAGCGAGGCTGCAGATGACTTTTAAACCGGTTTTTCCTAATTTCGAATGGTCAGCGATGACGTAGCACTGATGCGATGCCTTGATCATAGCCTGTTTGATCGGGGCTTCCTCGAAGCCGGATATGGTAAACCCAGCATCGCAGGAGACACCGTTTACGGAAAGAAAGCATAGATCTGCACGCATCGTATTGAAAAGCGCGATGGAAAATTCATCATGAAAAGCAGCGGGTTCCGGGTCATAGTTCCCTCCGGCAAGAAAGAACTTGATCCGGGGAGAATTGGTCAGAACCGCTGCGATTGAAAAAGAATTAGTCAATACGGTCAATTCAAGGTCAGATGCGGCAATTTTTTGCGCAACCTCTAAGCTGGTTGAACCTGAATCCAAAATGATGGTTTGGCCTGATGAGAGGATGCTTTTGACGATGTAATCCGCTATGGCTTCCTTCTCTTTTTTATAGACAATAGAACGCATATTCATGCTCGTGTGTCTTGCTGTACTGCCTGTGGCAACGGCACCGCCGAAACAACGCTTCAATAATCCTTTTTCCTCGAGATAGCGTAGATCATTACGAATGGTTGCTTCGCTGCAGTTAAGGTTTTTGCGAAACTCTGCAACTGTGACAAGCTCCGCTGCAATCAGCATACTCCGAATTTTTTCGTGTCTCAATTCGGTTTTATTCTTAAATGTTTGCATTTTTAATCACTTCTTTCTACTGGAATTGTTTCAATAGGGGCATTCTTTTCGATGTAAAAATCCTTTTATAGGGATGAGCCCACATCCATAATACAATATAATTATCGGAAATGGTAGTTTTTTTGAGAAATTAACCAACAATTCTTTTGAAATTAATAAAAATGCAAATATAATTGTTTACAACGATAATAAAATGCGCTAATATGATAGCGACAACAAGAGAATTTTTATCGAAGTCGATAAAAATTAGATGCTGTAGTTCGTTAAAGGAGTAAGTGAGATGAAAAAGGATTCAAAGTTATTAAAAATTGGAGTTTTGGGGTGCGGTCAAATCTCTCAGGCCGCTCATCTTGAAGCTTGCAATCGGGCACATAATGCGAAACTCTACGCCATTTGCGATGTTGCAGAGGATTTGTTGGAAAAGATGGCTTCCAGCCATAATGTGCGTGTTACATATAACGACTATACCAGGATGCTGGCTGATCCTGAAATCGATGCAGTGATTATCGGAATTGCTGATCAGTTTCATGTTTCCTGTGCGAAGCAGGCCATTCTTGCAGGAAAGCATGTTTTGGTCGAAAAGCCCTTGGGTGTTACGGTACAGGAATGTGAAGAACTGCGTGAACTGTCTGAGAAGGCAGGATTAATTGTTCAGGTTGGAAACATGAAACGATTCGATCAGGGCGTCTGCTTTGCTCGGGATTTCATTCAGAATGAAATCGGTGAGTTACTGGTGATCAAAGCTTGGTATTGTGACAGCACGTATCGTTATACGGTGACGGATAACGTGCAGCCAATCATTGTTCAGAGCGAAAAGGCTAAGAAACCAAGCGGAGATCCCAAATCCGATAAAGGGAAATACTACATGCTGACCCATGGCAGCCATCTTGTTGATACAGCCAGGTTTCTTGGCGGGGAAATCAAAAGCGTAGATGCACAGCTTGTGAAAAAATATGATTCCTACAGCTGGCAAGTTGCTGTGGAGTTTGCAAATGGTTCCATTGGTAATCTGGACTTGACGGTGGCAGTCCGCATGGATTGGCATGAGGGGTTCCACGTATATGGAGAACATGGAAGTGTTGTCGGCAAAACCTATAATCCGTGGCTCTTTAAATCCAGCGATGTGGAGGTATTTTCAAGCAAGGATGGACTTTATAGAAGACCTATTGCTGCAGACGGCCATTTTTATAAGCGCCAGGTAGAAGGGTTTGCAGACACCATTCTAAATCATACGGCGCTTCAAGGTGCATCCATTGATGACGGAATTGCGGCCATGAGAACAATCTCAGCAATCCACCAATCCGCAGCAACAGGCCGGCGGGTCAACCTTGCGGATGTATAACCGCAGAAAAAGAGGTGAAATCAATGAAATCGATTAAGAGGCTAAGGGAATGAATTATTATATAGGAATTGATCTGGGCGGCACAAATATCAAAGGGATGATCATGAATGAAACACTGCAGCCGGTTATCAGTAAGACTGCGCCGACACCTCAGAATAAGAATCCGGAGTCGGTCTTTTCTGAAATCAACAATCTGATAGAATCCATGGCTGCTGAGTCAGAGATTGACATGGAAGATGTATCTGGAATTGGCCTTGGCGTTCCGGGTTTGATTGACAGCCGGCAGAACCTCGTCCTCAATGCTGCCAATTTATTTTGGACCGATGTGGATGCAGGGAAATGGCTTCATAAGTATTTAAAAAAACCAGTATATACAGAAAATGATGGAACAATTAACGCTCTTGGTGAAATGTACTTTGGCGCGGGCCGGGGGTGCAGCAATATCGTGTTGCTGACGCTCGGGACTGGGCTGGGCAGCGGGATTATTATTGATGGAAGCATACTGCATGGGGCATCCCATGTAGCGGCTGAAGCGGGGCATATGATCATCGAACCCGATGGCGCGAGATGTTCCTGCGGCAAGAACGGCTGCTTCGAAAGCTGCTGCTCGGCTACGGCACTCACACGATATG
This genomic window from Clostridiales bacterium contains:
- a CDS encoding ROK family protein — encoded protein: MNYYIGIDLGGTNIKGMIMNETLQPVISKTAPTPQNKNPESVFSEINNLIESMAAESEIDMEDVSGIGLGVPGLIDSRQNLVLNAANLFWTDVDAGKWLHKYLKKPVYTENDGTINALGEMYFGAGRGCSNIVLLTLGTGLGSGIIIDGSILHGASHVAAEAGHMIIEPDGARCSCGKNGCFESCCSATALTRYARERIKDLPDSLLLAYASGNQEAITGEMISKAWDEEDPAAKQAVEIFARKLSLGLVNLIHLFNPEIIIISGGVSQLGERILGQAREQVENALMHPIQRCRIVTGELGIDAGVMGACYLVYSNRN
- a CDS encoding DeoR/GlpR transcriptional regulator, producing MQTFKNKTELRHEKIRSMLIAAELVTVAEFRKNLNCSEATIRNDLRYLEEKGLLKRCFGGAVATGSTARHTSMNMRSIVYKKEKEAIADYIVKSILSSGQTIILDSGSTSLEVAQKIAASDLELTVLTNSFSIAAVLTNSPRIKFFLAGGNYDPEPAAFHDEFSIALFNTMRADLCFLSVNGVSCDAGFTISGFEEAPIKQAMIKASHQCYVIADHSKLGKTGLKVICSLAEVTALISNKSDHEEIVKELEASGLRIVLAPLKYQ
- a CDS encoding SPFH domain-containing protein, giving the protein MNKDEKKLHYEEITPKYTSGMKLLILNLILMLASVGLFVYAIIEKSSGAYGIYGLLMIALIVISAIYFGLIGPILFAGLKILKPNEALVLTLFGKYYGTLKGEGFFFVNPFVTAFHPVVETPPVAATTSDMLAAQGKASLQGVKRASKIISLKTMTLHNDKQKINDELGNPIIIGIVVIWKVVNTAKAAFNVDNYTEYLSIQCDSALRNIVRLYPYDSENENQEKSLRGSSQEVAEKLKAEIQNAVEIAGLEIIEARITHLAYAPEIAAAMLQRQQASAIIDARQMIVEGAVGMVEMALEKLNENNVVHLDEERKAAMVSNLLVVLCGNKDAQPIVNSGSIY
- a CDS encoding DUF126 domain-containing protein, whose protein sequence is MEKFQGRTVIPGQVKGNAMVSKAGFNVLSSYMGALVSNGKQTLCTDQNNPDLFQKDLSGAILCIPQVIGSTTAGMLIQTVAAMGIQPKAMLFSATAESLAISGVLLADIWENTKIVTVDGLGDRFLELVREGQLVEVSEDGSVTLL
- a CDS encoding Gfo/Idh/MocA family oxidoreductase, whose protein sequence is MKKDSKLLKIGVLGCGQISQAAHLEACNRAHNAKLYAICDVAEDLLEKMASSHNVRVTYNDYTRMLADPEIDAVIIGIADQFHVSCAKQAILAGKHVLVEKPLGVTVQECEELRELSEKAGLIVQVGNMKRFDQGVCFARDFIQNEIGELLVIKAWYCDSTYRYTVTDNVQPIIVQSEKAKKPSGDPKSDKGKYYMLTHGSHLVDTARFLGGEIKSVDAQLVKKYDSYSWQVAVEFANGSIGNLDLTVAVRMDWHEGFHVYGEHGSVVGKTYNPWLFKSSDVEVFSSKDGLYRRPIAADGHFYKRQVEGFADTILNHTALQGASIDDGIAAMRTISAIHQSAATGRRVNLADV
- a CDS encoding FAD-dependent oxidoreductase, coding for MSTKYKELFEPASIGKMTIKNKLSMAPMGPVGYANALGAMNERLQEYYVERAKGGIGLIITGICSVDLDIEGLVKPGLPCPTQNPLAFIHEAYQMNERIHAYGTKIFLQLTGGLGRSALPGFATKFIAPSENENRFDPRIKHREMTIEEIKNLIQKFIMSAVVAKKAGFDGVEIHAVHEGYLLDQFAIALFNRRTDEYGGSLENRLRIATDIVKGIKAACGPDFPVSLRYSLKSCMKGIRRGGLPGEEYEEAGKDIEEGIEAAKILVAAGYDALNVDAGTYDSWYWNHPPMYFEEGMYREFGRLVKQNVDVPVILAGRMENPEMAIEALGDSCDIIGLGRQLLTDPYYPEKVRTGRLEEIRPCLGCHEGCLGRIANAPVSCAVNPACGREKIYGLTPAGKKKHILVIGGGVAGMEAARVLAERGHRVTLCEKSGNLGGNLIPGGVPHFKRYDRALVKWYEKQLALLDVEVKMNCEVTAANRSDDKPDEIIVATGSKPIQSKFGSENFVTTADEILLGKAEAGKNVVIIGGGLVGCETALWLAQNGSNVTVIEMMKDILGGHGALPHMNHDMLVDLLAFHKVTIHTGSTVKHIEAGTVTVGTPEGEQSFPADTVISAIGYQENHALYDELKDLDIPVHNIGDSQKVHNIMYSIWNAYELAREL
- a CDS encoding DUF521 domain-containing protein gives rise to the protein MRLTNEEQDFLDGKHGAILRKTMETLVRYGDMYDAECLVPLDGPVHLVCSFGMPALKPLSRIMKEMIDAGIRTKLPFTADPQPLDYENVTANQQEQEMYQLLYGTQKEYESMLAKLGLKDENAYTCACYFDEVGNTPKFGDHLAWAESSAVVYANSILGARSNRTSGVMEFFSGIIGKTPKFGFLTDEGRKADWIIELKTSSLPRPQILGSAIGMKVVEKVPYIKGLDQFLGTELTPAVKDYLKDMGAATASNGAVALYHAENLTPEAKKDGAGLIRENAPVYIIDDAELERVVKSYPILWADLNAKPERAFVGCPHASFHQLTEWTEIFEKALRETGSDKVAVDTIITSAPDVIAKFKETEHYDRLLKTGVKVSHICPLMYMSNPLCAKKSIITNSNKLRTYSTARYVDDETLVNLVVKEGF
- a CDS encoding TetR/AcrR family transcriptional regulator encodes the protein MAIRKRDEQAAQTKNTIIRVALNLIQKKGYHNMSIRQLCQEAGISTGAFYHHFSSKEEMINNGFALYDEALDQLLQHYEFHDPVEDIKFILLHQTRYVMEESANLTKELYIAQLSTDVKYSVNSGRKYYQTIETLAESALHKGLIHTDMTVHELASFLIRINRGVILDWCLNDYSYDLMKQAEKDLLFILEKLTAPLSV